In the genome of Pseudomonas sp. P5_109, one region contains:
- a CDS encoding multicopper oxidase domain-containing protein yields the protein MKLDTARSNPSPLFKTRLALSISAAAIMFGLGLSQAQAVPLDNTDPPPPTDPSAFTNPPADPNAALRDLQKQPPANVGAFDLPNGVGGNRKTPLADNVLPPNLQTSFNIPSNGNASPVFGALPFTQKLELFEEFGSNKLDPTDPPSPVPFPVPTVGPAPAQDPLKVARSGPSPTALDAFLRQPALTPFPTEFSNVLDRNPWKAQIEDFLNRRVDSPAEGRPPGKGWSHQRYNEFLPRDAFKTVQAGAHVNSGLRDRMQRHNYAVGEFAPGGLYHNTDGSPDNEGTTKGILVQFHPNFPVQDHNALWTFDGTFPPKLLLVRYGQAMLMRHYDALPIDPSANRGFGLHTLSTHEHNGHAPAESDGFTNAFFFPGQYYDYRWPIQLAGYDTINTKAEDPRAAFPCDPGEKIFVNDASPGFKTCDHGTIKIRGDWRETMSTHWFHDHMLDFTAQNVYKGNATMMNYYSAVDRGNESVDDGVNLRLPSGSGLGWGNRDYDINLTIADKAWDQAGQLWFNPFNTDGFLGDQVLTNWEYKPFLDVRARRYRFRILDGSVSRFFKLALVRQVNGNGGEFPGPNNSGVSYNRVPFHMIANDGNIMEHAVPFDGSLDLDGDGDKQDNNAILPMLGVAERYDIVVDFAKNGIKPGDKIFFVNLEEHENGKLPKRDVPLADVLSGRYLPVVRQTSHGPQWINGDPGVGAFMQLNVQPYAGQDVSMNPADFEPAKPGKPEGKVMIPLPLHRDDPADIARLAQARHRTFIFGRSDGTDLTPWTIKTDGGPGFNMDPRRISAAPQLANGPTPAGFKGEGTLEIWKIQNGGNGWTHPVHVHFEEGIILSRGGKKPPEWEKWARKDVYRIGSDPDSLDNVEIAMRIREFVGTYMEHCHNTQHEDTSMLLRWDSEHPGQFQLMPTPLPSWDGVKFVNSVALPTFRTGDGVGPQVKVNNSGSGSGSGGSSVSGGKG from the coding sequence ATGAAACTAGATACCGCAAGGTCGAACCCTAGTCCATTGTTCAAAACCAGGCTGGCGCTGAGTATCTCTGCTGCCGCGATCATGTTCGGGTTGGGCTTGTCCCAGGCCCAGGCAGTCCCCCTCGACAACACCGATCCACCGCCACCTACCGACCCATCGGCGTTCACCAATCCGCCCGCCGACCCCAATGCCGCATTGAGGGACTTGCAAAAGCAGCCTCCCGCAAACGTCGGCGCTTTCGACTTACCCAATGGAGTCGGCGGTAACCGCAAGACCCCCTTGGCCGACAATGTGCTGCCACCCAATCTGCAAACCAGCTTCAACATCCCCTCTAACGGTAATGCCAGCCCGGTATTCGGGGCTCTACCGTTCACACAGAAGCTCGAACTTTTCGAAGAGTTCGGCTCGAACAAACTGGATCCGACCGACCCACCCTCACCCGTTCCGTTTCCGGTCCCGACGGTAGGTCCCGCACCGGCGCAAGATCCATTGAAGGTGGCGCGTAGCGGCCCGTCGCCGACGGCGCTGGATGCCTTTCTCCGGCAGCCCGCATTGACGCCCTTCCCGACAGAGTTCTCCAATGTGCTGGACCGCAACCCCTGGAAGGCGCAGATCGAGGACTTCCTCAATCGTCGGGTCGATTCGCCCGCAGAAGGCCGGCCCCCGGGAAAAGGCTGGTCGCACCAGCGTTACAATGAGTTTCTCCCGCGCGACGCCTTCAAGACCGTGCAAGCCGGCGCGCACGTCAACAGCGGCTTGCGTGATCGCATGCAACGGCATAACTACGCCGTGGGGGAATTCGCGCCAGGCGGGCTCTATCACAACACCGACGGCAGCCCGGACAACGAGGGCACGACCAAGGGCATTCTGGTGCAGTTTCACCCCAACTTCCCTGTCCAGGACCACAATGCGTTGTGGACGTTCGATGGCACCTTCCCACCCAAACTGCTCTTGGTGCGCTATGGCCAGGCGATGCTGATGCGTCATTACGATGCCTTGCCCATTGACCCATCGGCGAACCGGGGCTTTGGCCTGCACACCTTGAGCACCCATGAACACAACGGACACGCGCCCGCGGAAAGCGACGGTTTTACCAACGCGTTCTTCTTCCCGGGCCAGTACTACGACTATCGCTGGCCGATCCAGTTGGCCGGTTACGACACCATCAATACCAAGGCCGAAGACCCACGGGCCGCATTCCCGTGCGACCCCGGTGAAAAGATTTTCGTCAACGACGCCAGCCCCGGCTTCAAGACCTGCGACCACGGCACCATCAAGATCCGTGGCGACTGGCGCGAAACCATGAGCACCCACTGGTTCCACGACCACATGCTCGATTTCACCGCGCAGAACGTCTACAAAGGCAATGCGACGATGATGAACTACTACAGCGCCGTGGACCGTGGCAACGAGTCGGTCGACGACGGGGTCAACCTGCGCTTGCCCAGCGGCTCGGGGCTCGGTTGGGGTAACCGCGACTACGACATCAACCTGACGATCGCCGACAAGGCCTGGGACCAGGCCGGCCAGTTGTGGTTCAACCCCTTCAACACCGACGGTTTTCTCGGTGACCAGGTGCTGACCAACTGGGAGTACAAGCCCTTCCTGGACGTACGTGCCCGCCGCTACCGTTTCCGGATTCTCGACGGATCGGTTTCTCGCTTCTTCAAGCTGGCGCTGGTGCGACAGGTCAATGGTAATGGCGGCGAGTTTCCCGGCCCGAACAACTCCGGGGTTTCATATAACCGGGTGCCGTTCCACATGATTGCCAACGACGGCAATATCATGGAGCACGCTGTGCCGTTCGATGGCAGCCTGGACCTCGATGGCGACGGCGACAAACAGGACAACAATGCCATCCTGCCGATGCTGGGCGTAGCCGAGCGCTATGACATCGTCGTCGACTTCGCGAAGAACGGCATCAAGCCGGGCGACAAGATTTTCTTCGTCAACCTCGAGGAGCATGAAAACGGCAAGCTTCCAAAGCGTGACGTTCCGTTGGCCGATGTACTTTCCGGGAGGTACCTGCCCGTCGTCAGGCAAACCAGCCACGGGCCACAGTGGATCAACGGCGACCCGGGCGTGGGCGCGTTCATGCAACTGAACGTCCAGCCTTACGCCGGCCAGGATGTCAGCATGAATCCGGCCGACTTCGAGCCCGCCAAGCCTGGCAAGCCCGAGGGCAAGGTCATGATCCCGCTGCCCTTGCACCGTGATGACCCTGCCGATATCGCCCGACTTGCCCAGGCGCGGCACCGCACCTTTATCTTTGGCCGCTCCGATGGCACGGATCTAACGCCCTGGACGATCAAGACCGATGGCGGCCCAGGCTTCAACATGGACCCGCGCCGGATTTCCGCTGCGCCACAACTGGCCAACGGCCCGACACCGGCTGGGTTCAAGGGTGAAGGCACGCTGGAAATCTGGAAGATCCAGAACGGCGGCAATGGCTGGACTCACCCGGTGCATGTGCATTTCGAGGAAGGGATCATTCTCAGTCGAGGTGGCAAAAAACCACCAGAATGGGAAAAATGGGCGCGCAAGGATGTCTACCGCATAGGTTCCGATCCTGACAGCCTCGACAATGTCGAAATAGCCATGCGCATCCGTGAATTTGTCGGTACCTACATGGAGCACTGCCACAACACACAGCATGAGGACACGTCGATGCTGCTGCGCTGGGACTCCGAGCACCCGGGCCAGTTCCAGTTGATGCCCACGCCATTACCCAGCTGGGACGGCGTGAAATTCGTCAACTCGGTTGCGTTACCGACATTCCGTACCGGAGATGGCGTCGGGCCGCAGGTCAAGGTCAACAATAGCGGCAGTGGCAGCGGTAGTGGCGGCAGTAGTGTCAGCGGAGGCAAAGGCTAG
- a CDS encoding methyl-accepting chemotaxis protein, which translates to MTGVIRTIAEGEGNLRQRLDTTRMANDETGDMGRWINSFIDNLDSVVGQVVKASRTVGATNQMMLGRSQEAGVTSAEVADAVHHMMIIVEDQLGEIQQASASAEQMKQAMDEVVTRAREQFLAVQAGTQSIRDVVERSSSSVQLLDSRMTHIGNITGLISDITNQTNLLALNAAIEAARAGEHGRGFAVVADEVRSLASRTSRAADDIRQMVEGLQNETQTAVSFMKEGVKDVDNSLRLAEDASSENVQLHQAVESMFAIIQQLNKRSLDYGKTIKQVDQSSAQMRQTVVVLQGSAETVRLNANKLQKLVGQFEVSNNSNARVAAA; encoded by the coding sequence ATGACGGGTGTGATCAGGACCATCGCCGAGGGTGAGGGCAACCTTCGTCAACGTCTGGACACCACGCGAATGGCCAACGATGAGACCGGTGACATGGGGCGCTGGATCAACAGCTTCATCGATAATCTGGACTCGGTTGTCGGGCAAGTGGTGAAGGCCAGTCGCACCGTCGGTGCCACCAACCAGATGATGTTGGGGCGCAGCCAGGAGGCTGGCGTCACTTCGGCCGAGGTGGCCGACGCGGTGCATCACATGATGATTATCGTTGAAGACCAATTGGGTGAGATCCAGCAGGCCTCTGCCAGCGCCGAGCAAATGAAGCAGGCAATGGACGAGGTCGTCACCCGTGCCCGCGAGCAGTTTCTCGCTGTGCAGGCAGGCACCCAGTCGATTCGGGATGTGGTCGAACGCTCTTCTTCAAGCGTGCAGTTGCTCGACAGCCGCATGACGCACATCGGCAACATTACCGGCCTGATCAGTGACATCACCAACCAGACCAATCTGTTGGCCCTCAATGCCGCCATCGAGGCCGCGCGCGCCGGCGAACATGGGCGAGGTTTTGCGGTGGTTGCCGATGAGGTACGCAGTCTCGCCTCACGCACCTCTCGGGCTGCCGATGATATTCGACAGATGGTCGAGGGCTTGCAGAACGAAACGCAAACCGCCGTCAGCTTCATGAAGGAGGGCGTCAAGGACGTCGATAACAGCTTGCGCCTGGCCGAAGATGCCTCCTCGGAAAACGTGCAGTTGCATCAAGCGGTGGAAAGTATGTTTGCGATCATTCAGCAGCTCAACAAACGCAGCCTCGATTACGGCAAGACGATCAAGCAGGTCGACCAGTCTTCCGCGCAAATGCGTCAGACGGTGGTGGTGTTGCAAGGCAGTGCCGAGACCGTGAGGCTCAATGCCAATAAACTGCAAAAACTGGTGGGGCAGTTTGAGGTGAGCAACAACAGCAACGCACGCGTGGCGGCTGCTTGA
- a CDS encoding LysR family transcriptional regulator, with amino-acid sequence MHTHLNRVQTFLAVVDFGSYTKAANYLNISKAMASLHVKALEEVLSATLLIRNTRNISLTEIGQDFYEEFKGIVADIDNAFDNILKGRNRVSGKLRFSSTGEYGEAYILPLIPQFIERYPEIKLCYNFNSSLNDLVAEKLDLVIRLGNLADSAFKSRKLADYEIVLVATETFLARHPVQNPQDLNSVPWIANSNLQAPTQWTLRHPHLGTVEINGINQFESNSSTAIRSMTLSSLGVSVLPAWVIKDDIASERLIRLLPDYSLPSQSVNVVFPNSPHLPHKSRAFIDFLLLHLAQ; translated from the coding sequence ATGCACACTCATCTTAATCGGGTCCAGACATTCTTGGCCGTGGTCGATTTTGGTTCTTACACCAAGGCTGCCAATTACCTGAACATCAGCAAGGCCATGGCCAGCCTGCATGTCAAGGCGCTGGAGGAAGTGCTGTCAGCGACGTTGTTGATTAGAAATACCCGAAATATATCCCTCACCGAAATCGGTCAGGACTTTTATGAAGAATTCAAAGGTATTGTCGCGGACATCGATAACGCTTTCGACAATATATTAAAAGGGCGTAATCGGGTGTCCGGAAAGTTGCGCTTCAGTTCCACCGGCGAATACGGCGAGGCCTATATTCTTCCATTGATACCGCAATTTATAGAGCGCTATCCGGAAATAAAACTCTGTTATAACTTCAACTCGTCACTCAATGATCTGGTGGCGGAAAAGTTAGACTTGGTAATCCGTTTGGGCAATTTGGCGGACTCGGCTTTCAAGAGCCGTAAACTGGCGGATTATGAAATTGTCCTGGTGGCTACCGAGACGTTTCTTGCACGTCACCCGGTGCAGAATCCTCAGGACCTGAATTCGGTGCCGTGGATCGCCAACAGCAACCTGCAGGCACCGACCCAGTGGACGTTGCGCCATCCGCACTTGGGGACTGTCGAGATCAACGGGATCAATCAGTTTGAATCCAACTCTTCCACGGCCATCCGCTCCATGACGTTGTCGTCGCTAGGCGTCTCGGTGCTGCCCGCCTGGGTGATCAAGGACGATATCGCCAGCGAGCGGCTGATCCGGTTGTTGCCCGACTATTCGCTGCCCTCGCAGTCCGTCAACGTGGTGTTTCCCAACAGCCCGCATTTGCCCCACAAATCGAGGGCATTCATCGATTTCCTGTTGCTACATCTGGCGCAGTAA
- a CDS encoding MFS transporter, producing MTYRYKVALIFLIGFFIDCINVFMSAVALPSISAALHVSTSDVAWVANAYILGLTLIIPVSTWLAGRFGSREILTTSMIVFTASVWMCGLANSFNELVIWRFVQGIGGGLLIPVGQALTFNLFKGEQRAKVSTLVMAVALIAPAISPTIGGIIVDSSSWRWVFYSNIPFSLIAALLSWSWINEARSTSLPRPDIKGLLLVSAALGSLLMGMSLYGGDAPAWVAALFVMAGVAFVVLYGLHYRTCKKPIIELSLLKSKKLSTSILIYYAIPGVFTGVNLISLFFLQNTLRFSARLTGMFMILYAIGAFIAMLICGRVYNRMGAKRLFALGMLLHSAGIATLLLVNDPSDFLVIVIAYSLMGIGGGIGVNTAQTTSLMDFKGNDTHKASVIWNINRQMSFSIGAALFLMVFNLLLKHFDTTQAYHVTFAIAALVGLFPLFQLSQLNTQKDCHAQQNS from the coding sequence ATGACCTATCGCTACAAAGTTGCACTGATATTTCTGATCGGCTTTTTTATAGACTGCATTAACGTCTTTATGTCAGCAGTCGCATTACCGAGTATATCGGCAGCGCTGCACGTTAGTACTTCAGACGTTGCCTGGGTGGCTAACGCTTATATTCTGGGGCTGACACTGATCATTCCGGTCAGCACCTGGTTGGCCGGTCGTTTTGGCAGTCGGGAAATCCTCACCACCTCGATGATCGTGTTTACAGCCTCCGTGTGGATGTGTGGGCTGGCCAACAGTTTCAACGAGCTGGTGATCTGGCGCTTCGTCCAGGGGATTGGCGGCGGCCTGTTGATTCCTGTCGGACAGGCACTGACGTTCAACCTGTTCAAGGGCGAGCAGCGGGCGAAAGTATCCACGTTGGTCATGGCCGTTGCCCTGATTGCGCCCGCCATTTCACCGACCATCGGCGGCATCATCGTCGACAGCAGCTCCTGGCGCTGGGTGTTTTACAGCAACATCCCGTTCTCGCTGATCGCGGCATTGCTGTCCTGGTCCTGGATCAACGAAGCGCGGTCGACGAGTTTGCCCCGGCCCGACATCAAGGGCTTGCTGCTGGTCAGCGCGGCACTCGGCAGCCTGCTGATGGGCATGTCTTTGTATGGCGGCGACGCTCCGGCATGGGTGGCCGCCCTCTTCGTGATGGCCGGCGTTGCTTTCGTCGTGCTGTACGGGCTGCACTACCGCACATGCAAAAAACCGATCATTGAACTGAGCCTGCTCAAAAGCAAAAAACTCAGCACCTCCATCTTGATCTATTACGCGATTCCCGGTGTATTCACGGGGGTCAACTTGATTAGCCTCTTCTTCCTGCAAAACACCCTGCGCTTCAGCGCCCGACTGACAGGGATGTTCATGATCCTCTACGCCATCGGCGCGTTCATCGCGATGCTGATCTGTGGCCGGGTCTATAACCGGATGGGCGCCAAGCGGCTGTTTGCCCTCGGCATGCTCTTGCACAGCGCCGGCATCGCCACTCTGTTACTGGTGAACGATCCCTCTGACTTTCTGGTGATCGTCATCGCCTACAGCTTGATGGGGATCGGCGGCGGCATCGGTGTCAACACAGCACAAACCACGTCGCTGATGGACTTCAAGGGCAATGACACCCACAAGGCCAGTGTCATCTGGAACATCAACCGACAGATGTCATTCAGCATCGGCGCTGCCCTCTTCCTGATGGTTTTCAACCTGCTCTTGAAGCATTTCGATACCACCCAGGCCTACCACGTGACCTTTGCCATCGCCGCGCTGGTGGGCCTGTTCCCACTCTTTCAACTGAGTCAGTTGAACACTCAAAAGGACTGTCATGCACAACAAAATAGTTGA
- a CDS encoding DUF4440 domain-containing protein, which translates to MHNKIVEQAHHSIHHVHELIHTLFTDANGKGQATLEPLISAFAEDFTMVTTSAAIVSRATVEQMFKGAVGAKPGLEIVISDLQTVWQEGNSVAIRYKETHRLGQRESSRVSVAIISMHHHNAQWIYLHETPLSQES; encoded by the coding sequence ATGCACAACAAAATAGTTGAACAGGCGCACCACAGCATTCATCACGTGCACGAGCTGATCCACACCCTGTTCACCGACGCAAACGGTAAGGGGCAGGCCACGCTTGAACCACTGATATCGGCCTTTGCCGAGGACTTCACCATGGTCACCACCTCGGCCGCCATTGTCAGCCGGGCGACGGTCGAACAGATGTTTAAAGGTGCAGTCGGCGCCAAGCCAGGCCTGGAGATCGTCATCAGCGATCTGCAGACGGTCTGGCAGGAAGGCAACAGCGTGGCGATTCGCTACAAGGAAACCCATCGCCTCGGCCAGCGCGAAAGCTCACGGGTTTCGGTGGCGATCATAAGCATGCATCACCACAACGCCCAATGGATCTACCTGCATGAAACGCCGCTAAGCCAGGAAAGCTGA
- a CDS encoding YdeI/OmpD-associated family protein has protein sequence MTSIDVKSRFEAKLLRPAKPGNDTSWAFVVLPRDASEQLPRRGRTSVEGTINGHRFQATLEPDGQLSHWLPVSSELLEAAGVAVGDVVTLALTPVKKEPEPDIPADFQEALAATPEAREVWNNTTTIARVDWIHWITSAKQLKTRAKRIGDACDMLASGKKKVCCFDQSGYYSKAFRAPEAENS, from the coding sequence ATGACATCAATCGATGTGAAATCCCGATTCGAAGCAAAGCTTCTTCGTCCGGCAAAGCCTGGCAATGATACGTCGTGGGCGTTCGTAGTACTGCCAAGAGACGCGAGTGAACAGCTTCCGAGGCGGGGAAGGACGAGCGTTGAAGGCACCATCAATGGGCACCGTTTCCAGGCAACCCTTGAGCCGGATGGTCAGCTGAGCCATTGGCTGCCGGTAAGTAGCGAGTTACTCGAAGCCGCGGGCGTGGCCGTTGGGGATGTCGTTACGCTAGCGCTAACCCCTGTGAAGAAGGAGCCAGAGCCTGACATCCCGGCAGACTTTCAGGAGGCACTGGCAGCCACTCCTGAGGCTCGTGAAGTCTGGAACAATACGACGACCATCGCACGAGTAGACTGGATACATTGGATCACCTCAGCCAAGCAACTCAAGACGCGCGCAAAACGAATTGGTGATGCCTGCGATATGCTTGCATCCGGCAAGAAGAAGGTTTGCTGTTTCGACCAGTCCGGCTACTACAGCAAGGCCTTCCGTGCACCCGAGGCAGAAAATAGTTAA
- a CDS encoding MFS transporter, whose product MTAQVFDTPVSDALGTPGTGELPAYWSGIFAMTLCVFALIASEFMPVSLLTPIALDLQISEGLAGYGIAISGAFAVLTSLSISRLAGAMDRKTLLLLLTGIMCVSGLVVGLAPNYTVYMMGRALIGVVIGGFWSMSAAMAMRLVPSHSVPKALAIFNGGNALATVVAAPLGSYLGSVIGWRGAFFCLIPVAIIALTWQWISLPSMKAAPRKAGAGNVFRLFKSPLVSFGMLSVGAFFMGQFVLFTYLRPFLETVTGIDVSTLSMILLVIGVAGFVGTILIGTFLKLGMYRVLVCIPLLMAAIALSLIVLGDGVVAAFVLLGLWGLIATAAPVGWWSWLARALPKDAEAGGGLMVAVIQLSIALGSTLGGLLFDGSGYRMTFFASAVLLVLAAVMALFTSRHQV is encoded by the coding sequence ATGACGGCTCAAGTATTCGACACCCCGGTAAGTGATGCCCTCGGCACGCCGGGGACTGGGGAACTGCCGGCTTACTGGAGTGGCATCTTTGCGATGACGCTGTGTGTATTCGCGCTGATCGCCTCGGAGTTCATGCCGGTCAGTTTGCTCACGCCGATTGCGTTGGATCTGCAAATCAGTGAAGGACTGGCCGGGTATGGGATCGCCATTTCCGGCGCCTTCGCGGTGCTGACAAGCCTTTCGATTTCCAGGCTTGCGGGCGCAATGGACCGCAAGACGCTGTTGCTGCTACTGACCGGGATCATGTGCGTGTCGGGGCTGGTGGTCGGTCTGGCGCCAAACTATACGGTGTACATGATGGGGCGTGCGCTGATCGGCGTGGTGATCGGCGGGTTCTGGTCGATGTCGGCGGCAATGGCCATGCGCCTGGTACCGTCCCATAGCGTGCCCAAGGCCCTGGCAATCTTCAACGGCGGCAATGCTTTGGCAACCGTAGTGGCCGCGCCACTGGGAAGCTATCTGGGGAGTGTCATCGGTTGGCGGGGGGCTTTTTTCTGCCTGATTCCGGTCGCGATCATCGCGTTGACCTGGCAATGGATCAGCCTGCCAAGCATGAAGGCGGCGCCGCGCAAAGCGGGCGCTGGCAATGTCTTTCGACTGTTCAAGAGCCCATTGGTCAGTTTCGGCATGTTGAGTGTGGGCGCTTTTTTCATGGGGCAGTTTGTACTGTTCACCTATCTGCGCCCGTTCCTGGAGACCGTCACGGGTATAGATGTTTCCACGTTGTCGATGATCCTGTTGGTCATCGGCGTGGCGGGTTTTGTCGGAACCATCCTGATCGGCACTTTCCTGAAACTCGGCATGTACCGCGTCCTGGTCTGCATTCCACTCTTGATGGCTGCCATTGCACTTTCCTTGATTGTCCTTGGCGACGGAGTCGTGGCAGCGTTTGTATTGCTGGGGCTGTGGGGGCTGATCGCGACGGCGGCACCTGTGGGGTGGTGGTCGTGGTTGGCCAGGGCGTTGCCCAAGGACGCTGAAGCCGGTGGCGGTCTGATGGTGGCAGTCATTCAGCTATCCATTGCGCTGGGTTCTACCCTCGGTGGGCTGCTGTTCGACGGGAGCGGCTATCGCATGACCTTTTTCGCAAGCGCTGTCTTGCTGGTACTCGCCGCCGTGATGGCCTTGTTCACATCGCGACACCAGGTCTAA
- a CDS encoding LysR family transcriptional regulator produces the protein MAHTKVNDLQAFLAVARDQSFTKAAAKLGVTPSALSHTIRALEQRLGIRLLARTTRNVSPTEAGERLMRSIAPLFDQIAVELEALSELRDKPSGTIRISCTDDQIELCIRPMLAGFLKSYPDITLEFYVDYGFTNVVEERFDAGIRMGESISKDMIAVRIGPDWRLAVVGSPAYFERNPAPATPHELTAHDCVNIRHRPSGAIYAWEFERDGQAFTVKAEGQLVFNSIMHVLNAAVDGVGLAYVPEELVAPYLADGRLKEVLADWCPVFQGYHLYYPNRRQASPAFSALVEALKYRS, from the coding sequence ATGGCCCATACCAAAGTCAACGATCTCCAGGCTTTTCTGGCAGTGGCGCGCGATCAAAGCTTTACCAAGGCCGCCGCCAAACTGGGGGTTACGCCTTCTGCGCTAAGTCATACGATCCGGGCACTTGAACAAAGACTGGGGATACGTCTGCTGGCCCGCACGACACGCAATGTGTCGCCGACAGAGGCGGGAGAAAGATTGATGCGCTCGATCGCCCCGCTTTTTGATCAGATCGCTGTTGAGCTTGAAGCCTTGAGCGAATTACGGGACAAGCCCAGTGGCACGATTCGTATTTCCTGTACTGACGATCAGATTGAGTTGTGCATTCGGCCGATGCTTGCAGGCTTCCTGAAGAGTTACCCGGATATCACACTGGAGTTCTACGTCGACTATGGATTCACCAACGTGGTCGAGGAGCGCTTTGATGCCGGCATTCGCATGGGCGAATCGATCAGCAAGGACATGATCGCCGTTCGCATAGGGCCGGATTGGCGGTTGGCGGTGGTGGGATCTCCAGCATATTTCGAACGCAATCCGGCACCCGCGACGCCCCATGAGTTGACCGCCCATGACTGCGTGAATATCCGACACAGGCCATCAGGGGCGATCTACGCCTGGGAGTTTGAGCGAGATGGCCAGGCGTTTACGGTCAAGGCAGAGGGGCAACTCGTTTTCAACAGCATCATGCATGTTCTCAATGCCGCCGTTGATGGCGTTGGCCTGGCCTATGTACCAGAGGAATTGGTCGCACCGTATCTGGCCGACGGCCGACTCAAAGAAGTCCTGGCCGACTGGTGTCCTGTGTTTCAGGGTTACCATTTGTATTACCCCAACAGACGCCAGGCGTCGCCCGCCTTTTCTGCATTGGTGGAGGCGCTGAAATATAGAAGCTGA
- a CDS encoding thiol-disulfide oxidoreductase DCC family protein, with amino-acid sequence MPASQIRPTPAPLLEPGETVVLFDGVCKLCNGWVRFVIRHDRQRRLRLAAVQSPEGQALLAWAGLPLDQFDTMAVIRDRHFWERSDAYFEVFAQLPARWRPVNLLRIFPRKFLDWAYDRIALNRYRLFGKYDTCLLPQPDHEQRFLKAPP; translated from the coding sequence ATGCCAGCCTCGCAAATCCGCCCCACACCCGCGCCACTGCTCGAACCCGGAGAGACGGTGGTCTTGTTCGACGGTGTCTGCAAGCTGTGCAATGGCTGGGTGCGGTTCGTGATTCGCCATGACCGCCAGCGGCGTCTGCGCCTGGCGGCGGTTCAGTCACCCGAGGGGCAGGCTCTGCTCGCATGGGCGGGTTTGCCCTTGGATCAATTCGACACCATGGCGGTGATCCGCGACCGACACTTCTGGGAGCGTTCGGATGCCTATTTCGAAGTCTTTGCCCAATTGCCCGCACGTTGGCGCCCCGTGAACCTGTTGCGCATCTTCCCTCGCAAATTTCTGGATTGGGCCTACGACCGCATTGCGCTAAACCGTTATCGGCTCTTTGGGAAATACGACACCTGCCTGTTGCCGCAGCCTGATCATGAACAGCGCTTTTTGAAAGCGCCCCCATGA
- a CDS encoding GNAT family N-acetyltransferase, with translation MSNQLVIRNMTRPELDELVEWAAHEGWNPGVHDAELFWATDPAAFIAATRGGELIGGGAITSYNGEFGFMGFFIVRPQYRGQGLGNTLWHARRERLLARLHPSASIGMDGVFAMQDYYAKGGFVFSHRNMRFRANLTARPMTSQAGDEDIVPLAAFPFDQVVEYDRTCFPAARASFLSGWITQADALAVGCRREGRLGGYGVARRCREGYKIGPLFADDALAANALYARLAEFAQGGPLFLDAPENNPAAMALVQQQGMIEVFGCARMYLGPPPAIAHERVFGVTTFELG, from the coding sequence GTGTCGAATCAGCTGGTCATACGCAACATGACCCGTCCCGAGCTGGACGAGCTCGTCGAGTGGGCTGCCCATGAAGGTTGGAATCCAGGCGTTCACGATGCCGAGCTGTTCTGGGCGACGGACCCTGCCGCCTTCATCGCGGCGACCCGGGGCGGCGAATTGATCGGCGGCGGTGCCATCACCTCCTACAATGGCGAATTCGGTTTCATGGGTTTTTTCATTGTCCGGCCGCAATATCGCGGTCAAGGCCTGGGCAATACCCTCTGGCATGCACGCCGCGAGCGCCTCCTCGCCCGCCTGCACCCAAGCGCGAGCATCGGCATGGACGGCGTCTTCGCGATGCAGGACTACTACGCCAAGGGTGGTTTCGTCTTCTCCCATCGCAACATGCGTTTTCGTGCCAATCTCACCGCCCGCCCGATGACCTCGCAGGCAGGCGACGAGGACATCGTCCCGTTGGCCGCCTTCCCGTTCGATCAGGTTGTCGAATACGACCGCACCTGTTTTCCCGCCGCGCGCGCAAGCTTCCTGAGCGGCTGGATAACCCAGGCCGATGCCCTCGCCGTGGGTTGCCGTCGCGAGGGCAGGCTAGGCGGCTATGGCGTAGCAAGGCGCTGCCGGGAAGGCTACAAGATCGGCCCCTTGTTCGCCGATGACGCCCTGGCAGCCAATGCCCTCTACGCACGCCTGGCGGAATTTGCCCAGGGTGGCCCGCTGTTTCTCGATGCCCCGGAGAATAATCCCGCCGCGATGGCGCTCGTGCAGCAACAGGGCATGATCGAGGTTTTCGGTTGCGCACGCATGTACCTCGGCCCTCCTCCGGCGATCGCGCACGAACGTGTGTTCGGCGTCACGACCTTCGAGCTGGGCTGA